Proteins encoded together in one Chitinophaga sp. LS1 window:
- a CDS encoding endonuclease MutS2, with translation MKYFPDSALVQLEFDKVQALLEEHCKTELGKEMAQELRLHTHIDYVKTALQQAHEYKQLTLLQEHFPNDYVLNLKSELRLLGIQGAVLSGEQVMQLRKLAESMGSIVRFFDHDRRVTYAGLFEVITHTHYEKKIILIIDEILDEAGLIRDNATPELSRIRMSLFRKRNELRRVFDRSLSKLSKLGYLADTGEAFLNGRRVVAIYAENKRMVKGILHGESDTRRTAFVEPEETIELNNDVAALERDESREVYKILRTLTADLSKHSLLLNNYHIILGTYDFIRAKAKLALDMDGNYPMLTPTAQLHLVDAYHPLLLLYNRRNTKPTIPINLTLEQNNHILVISGPNAGGKTVTMKTVGLIQLMLQAGLLVPVHPSSQIGIFRQLMIHIGDTQSLEFELSTYSSHLKNMKYFMENANGKTLFFIDELGSGSDPNLGGAFAEVIMEELAKKHAFGIVTTHYLNLKVMANKVKGIINGAMGFDEENLSPMYKLIVGKPGSSYTFSIAQRIGLHPSLINRARNLVDEGHFQLDKLLNKAEQDLQKIEAKEKELQQLLRENEKLKREYEVLSDKERKNQQFGMMKLQNKIKEDELAYLKDMERKMKQIVIEWKRTDDKQKVLKQAEALLFRKREKAINDKLEKKVQDKFQEVVGSNLEIGNLVKIKTNGQVGKLIEIRDKRGIVKLGNIPMNVLLADLILVKERPKEKEPATK, from the coding sequence ATGAAGTATTTTCCCGATTCAGCCTTAGTACAGCTGGAATTCGACAAAGTTCAGGCTTTGTTGGAGGAACATTGTAAAACGGAGCTGGGTAAAGAAATGGCGCAGGAACTGCGTTTACATACCCACATTGACTACGTCAAAACAGCATTACAGCAGGCGCACGAATATAAGCAGCTCACGCTGCTGCAGGAACATTTTCCCAACGATTATGTACTGAACCTGAAAAGTGAATTGCGCTTGCTGGGCATCCAGGGAGCCGTATTGAGCGGAGAGCAGGTAATGCAATTGCGCAAGCTGGCCGAAAGCATGGGCAGCATTGTACGTTTTTTTGATCACGACAGGCGCGTCACTTATGCGGGTCTGTTCGAAGTGATCACTCATACCCACTACGAAAAGAAGATCATCCTGATCATCGACGAGATATTGGATGAGGCAGGACTGATAAGGGATAACGCCACTCCGGAGTTATCCAGGATCCGTATGTCCCTGTTTCGCAAGCGGAATGAACTGCGCCGGGTATTTGACCGTAGTTTGTCCAAACTCAGCAAACTGGGCTACCTCGCCGATACTGGCGAAGCTTTTCTGAATGGCAGAAGGGTAGTGGCCATTTATGCCGAAAACAAACGTATGGTAAAAGGAATTCTCCATGGAGAATCTGATACCCGTCGTACCGCATTCGTGGAGCCGGAAGAAACCATTGAGCTGAATAATGATGTAGCCGCCCTGGAAAGAGATGAGAGCCGTGAGGTGTACAAGATATTGCGTACCCTGACAGCAGACCTGAGCAAGCATTCATTGCTGCTGAACAACTACCACATTATTCTCGGTACTTACGACTTTATCCGTGCCAAAGCTAAGCTGGCACTTGATATGGATGGTAATTACCCAATGCTCACACCCACAGCACAACTGCATTTGGTAGATGCATATCACCCACTGTTACTTTTGTACAACCGTCGTAATACCAAGCCGACCATTCCCATCAACCTCACGCTGGAGCAGAACAATCATATCCTCGTGATCAGTGGACCGAATGCCGGTGGTAAGACGGTGACTATGAAAACAGTCGGTTTGATCCAGCTCATGCTGCAGGCAGGACTGCTGGTACCGGTACATCCCAGTTCCCAGATCGGTATTTTCAGGCAACTGATGATCCATATTGGTGATACACAATCCCTCGAATTTGAATTGAGTACTTACAGTTCGCACCTGAAAAATATGAAGTATTTTATGGAAAATGCGAATGGTAAGACCCTCTTTTTCATCGATGAGCTGGGAAGCGGTTCCGATCCGAACCTTGGTGGTGCTTTTGCGGAGGTGATCATGGAGGAGCTGGCTAAGAAACACGCATTTGGTATTGTGACCACCCACTACCTGAACCTGAAGGTAATGGCCAACAAGGTAAAGGGTATCATTAACGGGGCGATGGGCTTTGACGAGGAGAACCTGTCACCGATGTACAAACTGATAGTAGGTAAACCGGGTAGCTCCTATACATTCTCTATTGCACAGCGGATAGGTCTGCATCCTTCCCTGATCAACAGGGCCAGAAACCTGGTAGATGAAGGCCATTTTCAGCTGGATAAGCTCCTGAACAAAGCAGAACAGGATCTGCAAAAGATAGAGGCAAAAGAGAAGGAATTACAGCAGTTGCTGCGTGAAAACGAAAAGTTGAAACGTGAGTACGAGGTACTTTCTGACAAGGAACGAAAGAACCAGCAGTTCGGCATGATGAAGTTGCAGAACAAGATCAAGGAAGACGAACTGGCCTACCTGAAAGATATGGAGCGCAAGATGAAGCAGATCGTGATTGAATGGAAGCGTACCGACGACAAACAAAAAGTTTTGAAGCAGGCCGAAGCACTCCTGTTCAGAAAACGTGAAAAAGCTATCAATGACAAGCTGGAGAAGAAGGTACAGGACAAATTCCAGGAAGTAGTGGGTAGCAACCTCGAGATTGGCAACCTTGTAAAAATTAAAACAAACGGCCAGGTGGGCAAACTGATCGAAATACGTGATAAGCGAGGCATCGTGAAATTGGGTAATATCCCGATGAACGTATTGTTGGCTGATCTGATATTAGTGAAAGAACGTCCTAAAGAAAAGGAGCCGGCCACTAAATAA
- the msrA gene encoding peptide-methionine (S)-S-oxide reductase MsrA, with translation MRRYSLLSFLLALTFVACAQSKSSNDKVPGDIKVPKDLKTETATFGGGCFWCTEAQFQYLDGVIKVESGFSGGTVKNPSYEEVCTGTTGHAEVIQVTYDPAKISYEELLKAFWTAHDPTQLNRQGNDVGTQYRSVIFYHNEEQHKLAELYKDKLDKSGAYDKPVVTEIAPFTKFYKAEDYHQDYYKQNGEQPYCHFVIAPKLEKFKKVFKDKLKADAN, from the coding sequence ATGCGAAGATACTCATTATTAAGCTTTTTGCTCGCACTTACCTTTGTAGCCTGTGCGCAAAGCAAATCATCGAACGACAAAGTTCCAGGTGATATAAAAGTTCCTAAAGACCTGAAAACAGAGACCGCGACCTTTGGCGGAGGGTGTTTCTGGTGTACCGAAGCCCAGTTTCAATACCTGGATGGGGTGATAAAGGTAGAATCAGGTTTTTCCGGAGGTACGGTAAAAAATCCTTCTTATGAGGAAGTGTGCACCGGCACAACGGGGCATGCGGAAGTGATCCAGGTGACTTATGACCCTGCTAAGATCTCCTATGAGGAATTACTAAAGGCTTTCTGGACCGCCCATGACCCCACCCAGCTGAACAGGCAGGGGAATGATGTGGGTACCCAGTATAGATCTGTGATCTTCTATCATAATGAAGAACAGCATAAACTGGCGGAATTATATAAGGACAAACTGGATAAGTCCGGAGCCTATGATAAGCCGGTGGTAACGGAGATTGCGCCTTTTACGAAGTTTTATAAGGCAGAAGATTATCACCAGGATTATTATAAGCAAAATGGAGAACAACCTTATTGTCACTTTGTGATAGCCCCCAAATTGGAGAAGTTTAAGAAAGTGTTTAAGGATAAACTCAAAGCTGACGCAAACTAA
- a CDS encoding SGNH/GDSL hydrolase family protein, protein MIQRILFSLLILCSLQTFAQDLVDYRANHPYIQYTGRIFKSNFVTYRFWQPGVYIRAKFKGTYCNIVMDDEELYNQHNYLAIQIDNQPPQRVQTTAKHNVIKAASNLRDGEHIITICKNTEAGIGYLEFIGFQCNKLMPITATPSRRLEFIGNSITCGTGSDQSTFPCGQGQWYDQHNAFMSYGPLTARALDAHWMLSSVSGIGLIHSCCDMKITMPQVFDKINMRDNSLQWDFNKYQPHVVTVCLGQNDGKQDSTTFCNAYLRFIRTLRGYYPNASIVLLSSPMADADLSAVLKSYIKTIVVASGDKNVSYYFFSKRYHGGCGDHPTLEEHQLIAKELTAYISKLKGWN, encoded by the coding sequence ATGATACAACGTATTTTATTTTCGCTGCTCATACTATGCAGCCTGCAGACCTTTGCACAGGACCTGGTCGACTACAGGGCCAATCATCCTTATATCCAATACACCGGCCGTATTTTTAAGAGCAATTTTGTGACATATCGCTTCTGGCAGCCAGGGGTATATATCCGCGCGAAATTTAAAGGCACTTACTGCAATATCGTGATGGATGATGAAGAACTGTATAACCAACACAATTACCTGGCTATTCAGATTGACAACCAACCTCCTCAAAGGGTGCAGACCACTGCGAAGCACAATGTGATCAAAGCCGCTTCCAATCTGCGTGACGGAGAGCACATCATCACTATCTGTAAAAATACAGAAGCAGGTATCGGCTACCTGGAGTTTATCGGATTCCAGTGTAATAAGCTCATGCCTATTACGGCTACTCCATCGAGAAGACTTGAATTTATAGGGAATTCAATTACCTGTGGTACGGGAAGTGATCAATCTACCTTTCCCTGTGGACAGGGACAATGGTATGATCAGCACAATGCCTTCATGAGTTATGGCCCCTTGACCGCCCGTGCGCTGGATGCACATTGGATGCTGTCTTCCGTGTCCGGCATTGGATTGATCCATAGCTGCTGTGATATGAAGATCACTATGCCTCAGGTGTTTGACAAGATCAACATGCGGGATAATAGCCTGCAATGGGATTTTAATAAATATCAGCCACATGTAGTGACGGTTTGTCTTGGGCAGAATGATGGTAAGCAGGATTCTACTACTTTTTGTAATGCCTACCTGCGGTTCATTCGTACATTGAGAGGGTATTATCCAAATGCCAGTATTGTTTTGTTGAGCAGTCCAATGGCAGATGCAGACCTGAGTGCTGTATTGAAGTCTTATATTAAGACGATCGTGGTGGCAAGTGGCGATAAGAATGTATCTTATTATTTCTTTTCGAAAAGATATCATGGCGGATGCGGAGATCATCCTACACTGGAAGAGCATCAGCTGATTGCCAAAGAACTGACGGCTTATATCAGTAAATTGAAAGGATGGAATTAA
- a CDS encoding AGE family epimerase/isomerase: MDKRLAAYRQEVTTALYDILHYWQQFTVDIQDGGFYGALNNDNVVLEGSPKGGVLNSRILWTFAAAYKFDPQPQFLALADRAFQYLRTHFNDPAYGGIYWSVTATGEPLETRKQVYGQAFLIYALSEYHAIQPSKEVLDWAIDVYRLLEAHSYDPVDGGYYEAFSREWGPISDLRLSAKDDNAAKTMNTHLHVLEAYTNLYRIWPDAELNKKIKQLIELFLNKIIHPVTHQQILFFNTAWEPESAVVSYGHDIETSWLLYDAAEVLADESLLNKVKENAILMAKATIAGVEENGGLQYEDDNKEKHWWVQAEAMVGFFNAWQLSGEEKYLHYSLDTWAFVKKYIIDPEKGEWYWGVTETLTIMPGQDKAGFWKCPYHNSRACLELIHRIV; encoded by the coding sequence ATGGACAAGCGACTAGCGGCTTACAGGCAGGAGGTAACAACAGCGTTATACGATATCCTGCACTACTGGCAACAATTTACAGTTGATATACAAGATGGGGGATTTTATGGGGCATTAAACAACGACAATGTCGTGTTGGAGGGAAGTCCCAAAGGTGGGGTGCTGAATAGCCGCATATTGTGGACCTTTGCCGCCGCATATAAATTCGATCCACAACCACAATTTTTAGCGCTGGCCGATAGAGCGTTCCAGTACTTACGTACTCACTTCAATGATCCTGCATACGGTGGCATATATTGGTCGGTAACCGCCACCGGCGAACCACTGGAAACACGGAAACAGGTATATGGACAAGCTTTTCTGATCTATGCCTTAAGTGAGTACCATGCCATTCAACCTTCAAAAGAAGTATTAGATTGGGCCATTGATGTATATCGATTGCTGGAAGCGCATAGTTATGATCCTGTAGACGGGGGGTACTACGAAGCATTTTCCAGGGAATGGGGGCCTATATCAGACTTGCGCCTGAGTGCAAAAGATGACAATGCCGCCAAGACCATGAATACGCATCTACATGTATTGGAGGCTTATACTAACCTGTATCGTATCTGGCCGGATGCGGAATTGAATAAAAAAATAAAACAACTCATTGAACTCTTTTTAAATAAGATCATTCATCCTGTCACCCACCAGCAGATCCTGTTCTTCAATACAGCCTGGGAGCCGGAATCAGCCGTCGTTTCTTATGGTCATGACATAGAAACATCCTGGCTGTTGTACGATGCCGCAGAGGTCCTGGCAGATGAGTCCCTTTTAAACAAAGTGAAAGAAAACGCCATCCTGATGGCGAAAGCTACCATTGCCGGTGTAGAAGAGAACGGAGGTTTGCAATACGAAGATGACAACAAAGAAAAACACTGGTGGGTACAGGCAGAAGCAATGGTGGGATTTTTCAACGCCTGGCAACTAAGTGGGGAGGAAAAATATTTACACTATTCTTTAGATACCTGGGCATTTGTAAAAAAATACATCATTGACCCGGAAAAAGGGGAGTGGTACTGGGGGGTTACAGAAACATTGACAATCATGCCCGGACAAGATAAAGCCGGGTTCTGGAAATGTCCTTATCACAATAGCAGGGCGTGCCTGGAACTCATTCACCGAATTGTTTAA
- a CDS encoding family 43 glycosylhydrolase, with translation MYKLYLALTLATALPVLNSCAQTKPIHTAPAPLYRDPIFDGAADPTLIWNDNEKAWWMLYTQRRASVDAENVAYCYGSKIGIAESKDNGHSWVYRGALNLEFEKGENTFWAPDVVYNNGTYHMFVAYIQGVRSNWGGHARIAHYTSKDMWDWKFEGFPQLTSEKVIDPTLYQLPDKTWRIWYKDEDHGSNTMMAGSKDLNKWTYTSTKPVIGGTGHEGPKVFRFKDYYWMVTDEWHGMRVYRSDDLNTWTRQGLILDVPGKRKDDTPTGAHGDVVVTGDQAYVIYFTHPGRKVHSESPVNEDGIQPYSIRRSSIEVAELKFENGTLTCDRDAPFEFFLPSK, from the coding sequence ATGTATAAACTTTATCTGGCTTTAACACTGGCTACAGCCCTGCCTGTACTCAACAGCTGTGCGCAAACAAAGCCCATCCACACAGCACCTGCACCTCTCTACCGCGACCCTATCTTCGATGGCGCCGCTGACCCAACCCTCATCTGGAACGACAATGAAAAAGCCTGGTGGATGCTCTACACCCAACGCCGTGCCAGCGTCGACGCTGAAAACGTGGCTTACTGTTATGGCAGCAAAATCGGTATTGCCGAATCAAAAGACAACGGCCACAGCTGGGTATACAGAGGCGCACTAAACCTTGAATTCGAAAAAGGCGAAAACACCTTCTGGGCTCCCGACGTCGTTTACAACAACGGTACCTACCATATGTTCGTCGCCTATATCCAGGGCGTTCGCAGCAACTGGGGAGGTCATGCCCGCATTGCACACTACACCAGCAAAGATATGTGGGACTGGAAGTTCGAAGGCTTCCCCCAACTCACCTCCGAAAAAGTGATCGACCCTACGCTATACCAACTCCCGGACAAGACCTGGCGCATCTGGTACAAAGATGAAGATCATGGCTCAAACACCATGATGGCCGGTAGCAAGGACCTCAATAAATGGACCTACACCAGTACCAAACCAGTCATTGGCGGCACCGGCCACGAAGGTCCCAAGGTATTCCGCTTCAAAGATTACTACTGGATGGTCACCGATGAATGGCATGGCATGCGCGTATACCGTTCTGACGACCTGAATACCTGGACCAGACAGGGATTAATACTTGACGTTCCGGGCAAGCGAAAAGACGATACGCCTACCGGTGCACATGGCGATGTGGTAGTCACCGGCGATCAGGCATACGTGATCTACTTCACCCACCCAGGCAGAAAAGTACATAGCGAAAGTCCGGTGAATGAAGATGGCATACAACCTTACTCCATCCGCCGATCCAGCATTGAGGTAGCTGAACTGAAGTTTGAAAATGGTACGTTGACGTGCGACAGAGATGCGCCGTTTGAGTTCTTTCTGCCTTCGAAATGA